The following are from one region of the Isoalcanivorax indicus genome:
- a CDS encoding response regulator, translated as MSSVQDNPPRILIVEDDERLATLTREYLESNGMEVTVVNDGEEAVRRIRADQPDLVVLDLMLPGADGLTVCREVRPAFRNPILMLTARTDDMDQVLGLEMGADDYVAKPVKPRVLLARIRALLRRVETEHERDQPQMRLEFGNLVIDNSAREVVLEGKSVDLTSAEYDLLWLLASNAGNVLSRETIFEKLRGIQYDGQDRSIDVRISRIRPKVGDDPDNPRRIKTVRSKGYLFVKEVGPV; from the coding sequence ATGAGCTCAGTGCAGGACAATCCGCCGCGAATTTTGATAGTCGAAGATGACGAACGTCTGGCCACCCTGACCCGCGAGTACCTTGAGAGTAACGGGATGGAAGTCACGGTGGTGAACGACGGTGAAGAGGCCGTGCGTCGCATCCGGGCCGATCAACCGGATCTGGTGGTGCTGGATCTGATGCTGCCAGGTGCCGACGGGCTGACCGTCTGCCGCGAAGTGCGCCCCGCCTTCCGCAATCCCATCCTTATGCTTACCGCCCGCACCGATGACATGGATCAGGTGCTGGGTCTGGAAATGGGTGCCGATGATTATGTCGCCAAGCCGGTCAAGCCGCGCGTGCTGCTGGCCCGCATCCGGGCCCTGCTGCGCCGGGTAGAGACCGAGCATGAGCGTGACCAGCCGCAGATGCGCCTGGAGTTCGGTAACCTGGTGATCGACAACTCCGCCCGTGAGGTGGTGCTGGAAGGCAAGTCCGTAGACCTGACCAGTGCCGAATACGACCTGCTCTGGCTGCTGGCTTCCAATGCCGGCAACGTGCTGTCCCGCGAAACCATCTTTGAAAAGCTGCGTGGCATCCAGTACGACGGCCAGGACCGCTCTATCGATGTGCGCATTTCGCGCATCCGCCCCAAGGTCGGTGACGACCCGGACAACCCGCGCCGTATCAAGACGGTCCGCTCCAAGGGCTATCTGTTCGTGAAGGAGGTGGGGCCCGTCTGA
- a CDS encoding ribonucleoside-diphosphate reductase subunit alpha — protein MQTDTQHTSQTGTQAPRNDGGDDALNATAPGQLRVIKRNGKVVPYTDDKIAVAITKAFLAVEGGTAAASSRIHETVARLTEQVGTTFRRRLVSGGTIHIEEIQDQVELALMRNGEHKVARSYVLYRDEQARKRAEKAKQQSAASSEHTHPSVTVTMEDGSKAPLDMARLEGLIIEACSGLDDVDANKIIGETVKNLYDGVSIRDVNTSMVMTARTLIEQEPNYSQVTARLLMDSLRAEALQFLGVAERADQHEMEALYGTALKAYVHKGIELELLDPELARFDLERIGAALKGERDMQFTYLGLQTLYDRYFIHSKDTRFELPQCFFMRVAMGLAVREDDREARAIEFYNLLSSFDYMSSTPTLFNAGTLRPQLSSCYLTTVPDDLHGIYSAIRDNAMLSKFAGGLGNDWTPVRALGAYIKGTNGKSQGVVPFLKVVNDTAVAVNQGGKRKGAVCAYLETWHMDIEEFVELRKNTGDDRRRTHDMNTANWIPDLFMKRVMEEGEWTLFSPNDVPDLHDLYGQAFEKQYLEYEAMTRDGRMKLFKRIPAINLWRKMLSMLFETGHPWFTFKDPCNLRSPQQHSGVVHSSNLCTEITLNTNQDEIAVCNLGSVNLTHHIGADGGLDMDKLRTTVRTAVRMLDNVIDINYYSVPQAENSNLKHRPVGLGIMGFQDALYMQKIAYASPEAVTFADRSMEAISYYAIEASAELAQERGSYQSFDGSLWSQGILPIDSIELLAQSRGSEKFLMMDRGQTLDWDRLREQARQGMRNSNVMAIAPTATIANITGVSQSIEPTYQNLYVKSNLSGEFTVVNPFLVNDLKARGLWDNVMVNDLKYYDGSVQPIDRIPQDLKEIYRTAFEVEPRWLVEAASRRQKWIDQAQSLNLYIAQANGKKLDITYKMAWLSGLKTTYYLRAIGATTSEKSTISDGRLNSVSAAPTSDTASFEQAADVPQACSIDDPDCEACQ, from the coding sequence ATGCAGACGGATACTCAACACACCAGCCAGACCGGCACCCAGGCCCCCCGCAACGACGGGGGTGACGACGCCCTGAACGCCACCGCCCCGGGCCAGCTGCGCGTCATCAAGCGCAACGGCAAGGTGGTGCCCTACACCGACGACAAGATCGCGGTCGCCATCACCAAGGCCTTCCTGGCCGTGGAAGGCGGCACGGCAGCCGCCTCGTCACGCATCCACGAGACCGTGGCGCGCCTGACCGAACAGGTCGGCACCACCTTCCGGCGCCGTCTGGTGTCCGGCGGCACCATCCACATCGAGGAAATCCAGGACCAGGTGGAACTGGCCCTGATGCGCAATGGCGAGCACAAGGTGGCCCGCTCCTATGTGCTGTACCGCGATGAACAGGCGCGCAAGCGTGCCGAGAAAGCGAAGCAGCAATCTGCCGCCAGCAGCGAGCACACGCACCCGAGCGTCACCGTGACCATGGAAGACGGCAGCAAGGCGCCGCTGGACATGGCACGTCTGGAAGGCCTGATCATCGAAGCCTGCAGTGGCCTGGACGATGTGGATGCCAACAAGATCATCGGCGAGACGGTCAAGAACCTGTATGACGGCGTCTCCATCCGCGACGTCAACACCTCCATGGTGATGACCGCCCGCACCCTGATCGAACAGGAGCCGAACTACTCCCAGGTCACCGCCCGTCTGCTGATGGACAGCCTGCGCGCCGAAGCACTGCAGTTCCTCGGCGTGGCCGAGCGTGCCGACCAGCACGAGATGGAAGCCCTGTACGGCACCGCACTGAAAGCCTACGTCCATAAAGGCATCGAACTGGAATTGCTGGACCCGGAGCTGGCCCGCTTCGATCTGGAGCGCATCGGCGCTGCCCTGAAAGGCGAGCGCGACATGCAGTTCACCTATCTGGGCCTGCAAACCCTGTACGACCGCTACTTCATCCACAGCAAGGACACCCGCTTCGAGCTGCCGCAGTGCTTCTTCATGCGTGTGGCCATGGGTCTGGCTGTGCGCGAGGACGACCGCGAAGCGCGTGCCATCGAGTTCTATAACCTGCTGTCCAGCTTCGACTACATGAGCTCGACGCCGACCCTGTTCAATGCCGGCACCCTGCGCCCGCAGTTGTCCAGCTGCTACCTGACCACGGTGCCGGATGACCTGCACGGCATCTACAGCGCCATCCGCGACAACGCCATGCTGTCCAAGTTTGCCGGCGGCCTGGGCAACGACTGGACCCCGGTACGTGCACTGGGCGCCTACATCAAGGGCACCAACGGCAAGAGCCAGGGTGTGGTGCCGTTCCTGAAGGTGGTCAACGACACCGCCGTGGCGGTCAACCAGGGCGGCAAGCGCAAGGGCGCGGTCTGTGCCTACCTGGAAACCTGGCACATGGACATCGAGGAATTCGTCGAGCTGCGCAAGAACACCGGCGATGACCGCCGCCGTACCCATGACATGAACACCGCCAACTGGATTCCTGACCTGTTCATGAAGCGGGTCATGGAAGAAGGCGAATGGACCCTGTTCTCGCCCAACGACGTGCCGGACCTGCATGACCTCTACGGCCAGGCCTTCGAGAAGCAGTACCTCGAATACGAAGCCATGACCCGCGATGGCCGCATGAAGCTGTTCAAGCGCATTCCGGCGATCAATCTGTGGCGCAAGATGCTGTCCATGCTGTTCGAGACAGGCCACCCGTGGTTCACCTTCAAGGACCCGTGCAACCTGCGCAGCCCACAGCAGCACAGCGGTGTGGTGCACTCCTCCAACCTGTGCACCGAGATCACCCTGAACACCAATCAGGACGAGATCGCCGTGTGCAACCTGGGCTCGGTCAATCTGACCCACCATATCGGTGCGGACGGCGGCCTGGACATGGACAAGCTGCGGACCACCGTGCGCACCGCCGTGCGCATGCTGGATAACGTCATCGACATCAACTACTACAGCGTGCCGCAAGCGGAGAACTCCAACCTGAAGCACCGCCCGGTAGGCCTGGGCATCATGGGCTTCCAGGATGCGCTGTACATGCAGAAGATCGCTTACGCGTCGCCGGAAGCTGTGACCTTTGCTGACCGCTCCATGGAAGCCATCAGCTACTATGCCATCGAGGCCTCCGCCGAGTTGGCCCAGGAGCGTGGCAGCTATCAGAGCTTCGACGGTTCCCTGTGGAGTCAGGGCATCCTGCCGATCGACTCCATCGAACTGCTGGCCCAGTCACGGGGCAGCGAGAAGTTCCTGATGATGGACCGTGGCCAGACGCTCGACTGGGATCGTCTGCGCGAACAGGCGCGCCAGGGCATGCGCAACTCCAACGTGATGGCGATTGCGCCGACGGCGACCATTGCCAACATCACCGGGGTGTCGCAGTCCATCGAACCGACCTATCAGAACCTGTATGTGAAATCGAACCTGTCCGGCGAGTTCACCGTGGTCAACCCCTTCCTGGTCAACGACCTGAAGGCGCGTGGCCTGTGGGACAACGTCATGGTCAACGATCTCAAGTACTACGACGGTTCGGTGCAGCCTATCGACCGCATTCCGCAGGATCTGAAAGAGATCTACCGGACCGCGTTCGAAGTGGAACCGCGCTGGCTGGTGGAAGCGGCCAGCCGTCGCCAGAAATGGATCGACCAGGCGCAGTCGCTGAACCTGTATATCGCTCAGGCGAACGGCAAGAAGCTGGACATCACCTACAAGATGGCCTGGCTGAGCGGTCTGAAGACCACCTATTACCTGCGCGCCATCGGTGCCACCACGTCCGAGAAGTCGACCATCAGTGATGGCCGCCTGAACAGCGTGTCGGCTGCACCGACGAGTGATACAGCGAGTTTCGAGCAAGCCGCGGACGTACCGCAGGCCTGTTCTATCGACGACCCCGATTGTGAGGCGTGCCAGTAA